In Lactuca sativa cultivar Salinas chromosome 5, Lsat_Salinas_v11, whole genome shotgun sequence, the DNA window CTTTTCATTAAAAATGAGAAGAATGGGATTCAAACCCACAACCTACCACTAACAATTTCAACCACTTTCCACTAGGCTATCAACTTTTTCTTAATTGTTTTCATTAACTTTAGATATAATGCCTTAAAACGCTCaagcttttattattattattattattattattattattattattattattattattataatatttacataaatatatataaactacaaaaaaaaaaaacagtaataTATACGTTTTTTATtttacaaaatacatataatcactattaacttttaaaattgtgacTATATgtagaaaaatatatttatatgtaaaaacatttataaatgtgtgtatttttaataataacatttataatatattaattaataataatagaaataataaatgtaattctttttTTTCGAAGTTTATATATATTTAcgtttttaaataataataataataataataataataataataataataataataataataataataaaagcttCAGCATTTTAAAGGATTATATCTAAATTTGAGGAAAGTAATCAATAAAAAGATGATAGCCTAGTGGAAAGTGGTTTGAATTGTTAGTGGGAGGTTGTGGTTCGAATCCCATTCTTCTCATTTTTAATGAAAAGCTTCAACAATTAATACATTATATATAAACTTTAAGGGATGAAATCAAGAAATAGTGTCTAGCCTAGTGGAAAATGTGTTTGGCTGTATGTGTGAGGTGGTTGGTTCGAATCTCACCCGCCTCATTTTCTAAATAAAGTTCGATTTTTGCATTTAAAAGGTGATGTTGTGCATGCCACATCAGCCCTTGTCCAACTGGCATGCCACATAGCATAGGTGACCTACTCTGCAGGTCAAAAAGGATTAAAGTGTAAGGTTTATCCGGTTTCTTGGGTTTATGTTGTGCATGCCACATCAGCCCTTGTCCAAATGGCATGCCACATAGCATAGGTGACCTGCTCAGCAGGTCAAAAAGGATTAAAGTGTAAAGTTTATCCAGTTTCTTGtgtttttttgttcaaaaaaaaatttaggaCTTAAATGTAACTTTTCTCAAAATAAtaggacttttctgaagattttaATGAAAAGCTTCAACATTTAATACATTATATATAAACTTTAAGGGATGAAATCAAGAAATAGTGTCTAGCCTAGTGGAAAATGTGTTTGGCTGTATGTGTGAGGTGGTGGGTTCGAATATCACCTGCCTCATTTTCTAAATAAAGTCCGATTTTTGCATTTAAAAGGTGATGTTGTGCATGCCACATCAGCCCTTGTCCAGCTGGCATGCCACATAGCATAGGTGACCTACTCAGCAGGTCAAAAAGGATTAAAGTGTAAGGTTTATCCGGTTTCTTGggtttttttgttcaaaaaaaataGGACTTAAATGTAACTTTTCTCAAAATAATGGGATTTTTCTAAAGATTTCCCGTGATTTAATGACCGATACATGTGTTAGCGGATGAACTACTGCATATGATTGTGGTTATTATCTTGAGTCTATGAAATTTTAATGGTTGATAGTGGAATCTTTCATTAAAATATCAATTTACAATTTAACTATTATTTGAATTTTGTTGTTTATTCTTCAAATTTactatgtattatttttgttatataaGTGGTCAAGACATGTTTTAACGGTGTATTAACCTAGTACTTACATATCAAGAATGTTTTCCATTCAAATATTAGAGGTCGTATTGGTAATCATAAAAAACTGTTTTTGGAAATATCAGTAAGGATATATGTATACACCACTTTCAAGGAAAAATACACTGGCCTATACGAGTTGGACAAGAAAAAGTCATGTTCTGTGTCTGAGTGAATCAGTGACAATGGATACACACGTAGTTGGTATGCAGACCCAAGTAGGGATGGCTTGGTAGTGGAGTACAATAGCTAATGCGTGACATTCCTAATACACATATTAGTACTGGAACAGAACTAATTTAATGTGTTCTTGCACCTGATGGGGATTACACTGTGGACTTGTTGAAAGCAAAATTGAAAACAAAACAAACATAAATGCAAGTGAACCGAAAATTAGTTGGGGGAAACTTGTTCCGATTAAGGTGTCTACTTTTATTTGGAGAACCAACATGGGGAGGATTCCATCTGCCATATAACTTAGTCGAAGGGGTATGATGCTAAGTTCTACTTATTGTAACTTGTGTATTAGCGGAGAAGAAAGTTGTGACCACCTTCTGATTAAGTGCCCTTATGTGACTGAGGCAGATGAACTTAATTTTCCAATGGCGCAACATAAATAGTCCTCAGCTTGAGACGGTTGGAGATCTGATTCAATTTGCTGCGACTTGGGGAAGGAATGTCAAGAAGAAAGAGTGGCTCACAACTATATGTTATGGTCTCTCATGGTGCCTTAGGAAAGCTGGGAACGAACGAATCTTTACGGTAGTGTTTAGTGTGTCTTCTCGAATAGTGAAGAACATTAAATCCCTTGTATTTTTATGGGTGAAATGTAGAGGTAGTGGCAATGGTGGTATGTAGGATCTCTCTTTAATttgtttttatgtttaaatgtacTGTCTTTTTATTGTCGTGTCCCCTTTTAGATTCTCATTATTTGGGGTGCTTTATAAAATTTCaatgttttccaaaataaaaaataaataaaaaaaacttggtTATTTGTAATATAAGTCGGTACAAAATTTAattatctactataataaatgaaggtttttttttgccacatgtcttcttctccttcatttggacacatgacattttctaacattttcaaattttctattttccatttgtcattttattgtatttttcattttattaaattaaaatttcatatttaatatgtaaggtaatatatatgtaaagtatttattagaaatggtttatatatgtaatgtatctaatacattaaagcctctttaattttaataattccaAAGAttcctcatttttcttataaattcaaaattttcaaattcttaaaattttatattttttttttaaataaactcatttaATATATGGGTCTCACACTTAGTTACACAACACACAAAATTACACTTactttaaatatataatatatgacACCTAACCACACATATATAGCGTCATTGCCAAAAAGATCTCTATATACACTAATTTGACAtggataaattatatatatatatatatatatatatatatatatatatatatatatatatatatatatatatatatatatatatatatatctttttattttttgttcataTCAATATTTCTTCCCATTAAAATGATAATATGTATCATATTAGTATGCATTAAAATATAATTAGTTGAACATCAAATAttacacatgtcatcatttaattggATAGAAAGATTTATAAAACATAAGAAAACATTTAATTTGTCTTTGACATGCGATAGTGGATCCAAAAACATTTTAGCTGCAATAGTTCGGCGATCAAGAAAATGAGATATACATAATTTAATCATTATCCAAGGCCCTATTTTTGATTGAAAAGGAAAATGTAAATGTTAATGGTAGGAACCTTGAAATAATTATCCACCTGTTTTTGTATTGGCAACATATTATTCACTATGCAATGACAGGAAAGCTACTTTGCTTCTTTTTGGTAATACTTCGTCCCTTTTCATACCCGTCGTATTTGTTAATAATCACACCTTTTTCTGTACAGTAATCATATTATTCTCTTTTTGTTTGCAACTCTAGCTTAAGTTAGTAATGGAGAAATGTTTTTTTCCTCTACTTTctacactttttttttttcattgcaGGCATGCACTTcattaaaatttatttgaaatgtttgtaacttttatCTTTTTACTTTGATAAATGTGTGGTTAAATAGAAACAAAAGTAAATTACTTAAGTCATCAGCATAAGGGATGTTAAGAAAAAAACGTAATTAACATAGTTTAGAGTATGAATTCCTTCAGAAGCACCATGCATGTAGTCTCTTAAAAATTTTAcatgtcaaatttaaaaaaataaccgATCAACTAATGCAATTTCTATTGATCTAGTTACCAGTTCGCGCCTTCTCCATGATAGTGATAAACCCTttggaaatatatattttttattgacTGAAAAATGACCAAAGAACaaaaattaaattttcaaaatgcaGCTGAAACACAAAACTGGGAACAAAAAGTGATTCTTACCCAGAATTAATATATGTGATTTTAACTGTAAACAGTCAAAATGCAGATTTTATTACCCAGATGGAATAAAAAACATGACATGTATTTATTTATaagttaattaagaaaataatgTAATAAACCAATCCATGAGACCATGAATACAGATATACTTAACAAAAAGTTCATTCCGCGAAGGGTATTGAAACCTATTGGTATGAAGAAATCTTATACAGAAAATCTTGTAGTGATTGCTACGAGTGAGAGAGATAATTTTTGTTGAAAACTAAATGGAAATTATGTGGNNNNNNNNNNNNNNNNNNNNNNNNNNNNNNNNNNNNNNNNNNNNNNNNNNNNNNNNNNNNNNNNNNNNNNNNNNNNNNNNNNNNNNNNNNNNNNNNNNNNNNNNNNNNNNNNNNNNNNNNNNNNNNNNNNNNNNNNNNNNNNNNNNNNNNNNNNNNNNNNNNNNNNNNNNNNNNNNNNNNNNNNNNNNNNNNNNNNNNNNNNNNNNNNNNNNNNNNNNNNNNNNNNNNNNNNNNNNNNNNNNNNNNNNNNNNNNNNNNNNNNNNNNNNNNNNNNNNNNNNNNNNNNNNNNNNNNNNNNNNNNNNNNNNNNNNNNNNNNNNNNNNNNNNNNNNNNNNNNNNNNNNNNNNNNNNNNNNNNNNNNNNNNNNNNNNNNNNNNNNNNNNNNNNNNNNNNNNNNNNNNNNNNNNNNNNNNNNNNNNNNNNNNNNNNNNNNNNNNNNNNNNNNNNNNNNNNNNNNNNNNNNNNNNNNNNNNNNNNNNNNNNNNNNNNNNNNNNNNNNNNNNNNNNNNNNNNNNNNNNNNNNNNNNNNNNNNNNNNNNNNNNNNNNNNNNNNNNNNNNNNNNNNNNNNNNNNNNNNNNNNNNNNNNNNNNNNNNNNNNNNNNNNNNNNNNNNNNNNNNNNNNNNNNNNNNNNNNNNNNNNNNNNNNNNNNNNNNNNNNNNNNNNNNNNNNNNNNNNNNNNNNNNNNNNNNNNNNNNNNNNNNNNNNNNNNNNNNNNNNNNNNNNNNNNNNNNNNNNNNNNNNNNNNNNNNNNNNNNNNNNNNNNNNNNNNNNNNNNNNNNNNNNNNNNNNNNNNNNNNNNNNNNNNNNNNNNNNNNNNNNNNNNNNNNNNNNNNNNNNNNNNNNNNNNNNNNNNNNNNNNNNNNNNNNNNNNNNNNNNNNNNNNNNNNNNNNNNNNNNNNNNNNNNNNNNNNNNNNNNNNNNNNNNNNNNNNNNNNNNNNNNNNNNNNNNNNNNNNNNNNNNNNNNNNNNNNNNNNNNNNNNNNNNNNNNNNNNNNNNNNCATTTGGAAAGGGTTCAAACTTCAAAGCTCCAAAGACACTAAATAAATAATCATTCAATTTTTTAACATAGAATACATATATGATGACAATATGTATGTTCCACAGCCACGATGATGAAAACAATTCAGCTGCAAATTACTAAATACATATCATATTGAGATTAAATAAGAGATTATGAAACCTGCCACAGCTCCATCTTCGCTTCATTAATGTAGACGGCTTAAAAGTTAACAAAAAGTACTTACTAATAACCAAATTAATTATGATATCATGAactccaaaattgatctaagagcATCCAAGCCGAAGCTCCAAATCCAAATCATCAGACTTTGATTCACCAAAACCGATCTCCAAATTCAACCTAATAATATCTGACTTCTTGACAATCTCACCCTCGTTTTCATTGGGAAAACTATCATATTTACAAACCCCATAAGGCAGAATCTGAGGTTTTATCATGCTTAAATTTTGACAAGCTCTATGACGCAAACGATAGGACGGATGCGTAGTCGAGTGTGATACACATGGAAAATTTGGTGGTGGGGAAGAAGGAGATGAGGAGATCAAAGGAGGTAACATTGTTGGAGCGGATGACATATTTGAGAAACAATATGgtgagaaattagggttagggttaggttttgaattagggttagggtgtGGGTTGTAATTAGAAGAGCAGTTGTGAGAATGAAGATGAAGatctcttgaagatggtattTGTCTAAGTCTTGCTCTGTCTCTTCTATGAACGTTCATGTGACCACCGAGAGCTTGAGCGGATCTGAACTCTCTCTTACAGAAAGTACAAGTGTAAGATCTTGGTGGCCATGAGAACCCACCAAGCAAATCACCTCCTTCTCCAACACCATCTTGTTCAGTAACATTCCCCCAAGAATAATTATCTGTTGTAGTGTTGCTTTCGTTCATGATGACATGTTTCTCTGATCTTCCACCATTGTCATGATCTTCCAAGGTATTAGTATTGCTCACACTGCTGCTTTTTTTCATTGTTGTGCTTTGATCAATCCACTCCACACACACAAACCCCTGATGAAAACAAAAAGAAATGCATACAGAAAGTAGAGTTTCAAATTTGGGGTttggagagagagggagagagtggAAATGCCATTAAGGTTGTGGGGGCATTTATCTGAAAATGTTCCATATGTTTGGTCACTACTTACTAAAACTAGAATCCTCGTCGTAGCAGGGCTACACCTTTTTGCTAAATCTAGCACTGATCTAGTGGGTGTTTTCTTCCTTTTAAATAGTGTGCCCCATTCCCTACGCATCAAAAGTCATTAGGTACCCTATTGTTTAATACTATTTGTTTCAGTATTGATACTCTTCAAATAGATTGGGATGTTTTCTTATTCACTGCTCTTAAAGTTTATATGATTACCCTCTACGTGTCGGTTTGTGGAGGCCATTGGATAGTCATATTCCACTTTTATGCTTCAATCAAACATTTTATTGGTTCAGATATATGTATAATATTAAATTTGTAATTTTCATAAACAGGATGGAATGGTTGTGAAAAAAGTTATATACTTATTTTATGACATTTCAGTGAAAATACATCTACATCATCGATATCACATTTGGACCGACTTTAGGGTTGTCGGAAATCTTATCAACAAAGATTTAATAGTTGTTTCCAAGCTTAGAATATATTAACCTGTAGTACAATTATTAGTCGTGTGCTATAGTTAAACAATTACAAGAACAAAGACCTctaacaagaaattaaaatgaacgtgacttaaacaaaaataaatgagaATCAACAAATGGCTACGATGGAAAATAGAAGAGAAATTAAGCATGTTGCGACAGTCATGTTTATCTTTATGTTGGTAATCTAACCTTATATCGGTACATATATAAAATGCATGTACCCTATGGAGCATATATACTTGGATGCAGTGAATGAAATTATGATATACTCAACAGGTTTCAAATTGTGTTTAGAGACAACTCCAAAGATCTTGGTGGTTTGGGAATTGGAAGCTAGCTTTCAACCTTGCACTTCTTTCGAAATGGTGGTGGAGGTTTAGAGACAACACGGATTTGATCTGGAAAAACGTAATCACTACCAtatgtggggtttatggtggtcTGAGTGTGTCAATTTCTCGATCTAACAGGAACATAGTTTTGGGCAGAATTAGCAAAGTCAGCATCGATTTAGAACAATACAACTTAGATTTAAATAATCTTTTTTATAGGAATGTTGACACAGGAGTCAGGAGGTACTATTATCACAAATAATTGGGGATGGAGTCTTAATGGAGGAGGGGAGTATACGGTGTCTACTTTGAGAAAGGAAATCGACATTCAACTACTGAAGTATACGAACTTGCCAACCATTTGGTCCAAGGTGGTTCCGGGGAAAATAAATATCTTCATATGGCTGGTGAGACTTGTCAGATTGTCCACCAGATTAAACCTTGCACGGAGAGGAGTAAACATTCCTAACACCTTTTGTCCTTTATGCAATGCTTTGGAAGAGAATGAGCACTACAAGAAATGTTGCCATTAGAGGCGACGCCTTTAGTGGCGACGCAtggcattagcggcgacatgtaatTGACGTGTTACATGTCATCACTAATGCCATGCGTCGCCACTAAAGGTGTCGCCGCTAATGGCAACCTAATAGCGATCCGCGTCAAACGAGTCTCATTCGTTCGATTTGTTTTCAATCCAAGGGTTGTAAAGGAACGAAAAAACGCGTTGAGTTTTCCCTCCAGGGTGTCGCCGTTAATACCTACTCGTCGCCGTTATTGCCTacttgtcgccgctaaaggcctTTTACAGCTAACCCTCCATCAACTTCCTTTTCAGTGGCGTGTTCCTTTCTTGTGTATCTGTGTATCGCGTCTCTCACTGTGAAATCCCCCAATCGACAACCAAGCTACAATATGCCATCCAACATCCCCAGCCGTTGTTCCTGCCACAAGATCGCCACACCGCCGACCAAACCTCTATTACCGACGACCTAGAGCTCGATTATCGGCGACCTAACTGCAATTCCAAAATTTTGACGATTGAAGGTGGGATTCCTCCCTATTTTCTATTATTCTTCTGTTTTGATGCTAATTTAGGTGATAAATCGGTAGTATAATTCTCAGATTTTGTTTGGTTGAGTGATTATATTTGTATGTTGAGGTATGGAAGTGTTTATGGATTTTGTGGGATTATATATGTTTTTCAGATTTATGTAGCAATTTGTATATGTTTTTCAGATTTATGTTTATGCTCAATGTGGTTTATTGCCTTAAAAGTGAAATTTAGCATGAAATTGAAATTGGATGTATacatttgtttgattttgtattTAGATGTATACATTTCTATGAAATTGAAATTGGATATATAGATTTGTTTGAAATTAGATGTATACGTTTGTTTGAAATTGTATGTTTAATTGTATGAAATTAGAATATGAACGTTGTATTGTTTGtctaaaatgaaatgaaaattgGAACTGAATGTATTGTATACATATATGATTATTTGGTATTTAGGATTAATAGTTTGGTGTATATAAGATGAAGTGATAAAGTTTTTAATTGATAAGTTATAGTTTGTGTATTTAGATGATATTGTTTGTAATGTTGGTCATCACAACTTTAgattaattaggttattaatagcaacgcATTTCTAGTAATTTTAAAATAACTATAAAATAAAgttaaattatatttaaaaaatcaataaaaaataataaactaaTGGTGAAATCATATTAAATTAGCTTTAAAATCaagttaatattaatattaaaataaaatagaattagtttaaaaaattatactaataacaaaaaagaaaatataaaatttattaaaaattcaaattAAGTTTTAGAAtcaaataattaattataaaatcaaattaaattaattatcaactcaaattaatattaatattaaaataaaataaaactaattataaaatcaaattaaactaaagttaacaaaaactaataacaaaaaagaaaacattaaattaattacaaaataaaattaagttaattttaaaatcaaagtgcttaattttgttagtgacttaatgttggtcattacaacttTAACTTAATTAGCTtattaataacaacatacttttagtaaattttaattaattataaaataaagttaaattaatttcaaaaaataaataataaattaataaattaattgtaaaataaaattaaattagttTTCAAATCAAGTTAATAttcatattaaaataaaataaaattagtttaaaaaacttaaactaataaaaaagaaagtattaaattaattagaaaatcaaattaagttaactttagaatcaaattaaattaattataaaatcaaattaaattaattataaaacaaattaatattaacattaaaatttaattataaaatcaaattaaattaaggtttaaaaacactgataacaaaaaagaaaatattaaaataattataaaataaaattaagttaattttaaaatcaaagtgcttaattttgttagtgacttaatgttcGTCAGTACCACTTTAGCTTAATTAGGTaattaataacaacatactttcagtagttctaaattaattataaaataaagttaaattaatttaaaaaaataataaattaattgtaaaatcaatttaaattagttttaaaatgaagttaatattaatattaaaataaaataaaactagtttaaaaaattaaactaataacgaaaaagaaaatattaaattaattagaaaatcaaaTTAAGTTAACTTTAGaatgaaattaaattaattataattacttttcattatttattgttacttttttccattcattatatatatatatatatatatatatatatatatatatatatatatatttgtcatcaATATAAAAAATTGAAATCTGAATATCCTGAAAGTGACGAAAAGGCCGAATTTCCCAACTGGTTTCTAAAAAATGTAATAATAATTAACAAACAAATATGTTTGATAAATATAATGAATCAAGAATTCATAACACTTCAACATATGTTTAACAAGTTTTTTAAAGGGAAAAAGAAAACTCTCCAGAATTCCACAGAGTTGTCAGCCCTTTCAATGGGTTCACAAATGGATGTTTATACTTACACCGCATGCATAGTCAACAATGTTACGTTTATGGTACTTAGTCGTGATGCAGAACACAAAACGCAAAACTCTGGTGTTCTAGTGGTAGGTGagaatggagagaaatattatgGCCAGTTAGAAGAGATTAAGGAGGTGTAATATCCATATGATTATTCGATTGCAATATTTCGGTGCAAGTGGTTCGATACGGGAAATATTTCTGATGATAATATCAGCAGTATCAACACGGAAAAAGAAGCGTACCAAGATGATCAACTCATATATGTTTCGCAAGCCAAACAAGTTTTCTACATCCGCGAATCTGTTAATCATCaaagaaacaaaaacaacaaaCCTCGTTGTGTCGTTGAACATGTCAATCATCGAAGTATTTGGGATCTACCATCTAACAATGCTTGTGTCCAAAATGCTTACAATGACTATGTCCAAGATGTCGACAATGTGGAGGCTGAAAATGTTGACATAGTTCAAAACAACTCTTCATATGGAGCTAGAATTTTATCGACTTCTCACaatactttcaaaacaatgtggATGTAGCTCAAAACAatgttgattatgatgatgaGGACGAGACTGAAGTACCTTTACCAACAGGTAGAATCGATAGTGTTTCGAAAGAAGAGACTGATTATGATGTGATGATTCTGATTATGATACTGATGAAGAAGACATTGAAGTATATGATGGAGATTctgattaaaaaaaatcaagtgtCTTTTCTGAAATAGAAACTTTAGTTGAAGTGTACATTTTATTCATATtgtttttgtaacttttattCATGTTGTTTGTCTaacttttattcatttttgtctaATTTTTATTCatcttatgtttctatattgtaTATTTTGTAATTTTACAAGCTACGTTTGATTTTTAGTTGGCTCATACTCTTTACCATGAAGGCCGATGTTATGGGCCTCGGACACGGA includes these proteins:
- the LOC111897201 gene encoding transcriptional regulator SUPERMAN, which translates into the protein MKKSSSVSNTNTLEDHDNGGRSEKHVIMNESNTTTDNYSWGNVTEQDGVGEGGDLLGGFSWPPRSYTCTFCKREFRSAQALGGHMNVHRRDRARLRQIPSSRDLHLHSHNCSSNYNPHPNPNSKPNPNPNFSPYCFSNMSSAPTMLPPLISSSPSSPPPNFPCVSHSTTHPSYRLRHRACQNLSMIKPQILPYGVCKYDSFPNENEGEIVKKSDIIRLNLEIGFGESKSDDLDLELRLGCS